From the genome of Yersinia enterocolitica, one region includes:
- a CDS encoding hydroxypyruvate isomerase: MPKFAANLSMMFTEVPFLDRFKAAKDAGFSAVEFLFPYDYPAALLAQTLAENSLQQVLFNTAPGNTSSGEWGLTALPGREQEARRDIDLALEYALVLGCPSVHVMAGVVPVGADRAVYQQTFVENIRYAADRFAEHNIKVMIEALNPKIKPNYLFSSQYQTLELANVIDRPNVFTQLDLFHAQIVDGNLSQLITSLAGRYGHIQIASVPNRHEPDEGEINYPYLFDLLDSINYSGWIGCEYQPRANTMAGLGWIKPYQS, from the coding sequence ATGCCTAAGTTTGCGGCTAATTTATCAATGATGTTTACCGAGGTTCCTTTCCTGGATCGCTTTAAGGCGGCCAAAGATGCCGGTTTCAGTGCGGTGGAATTTCTATTCCCTTACGACTATCCGGCGGCACTTCTTGCACAGACACTGGCAGAAAACAGTTTGCAGCAAGTGCTGTTTAATACCGCACCTGGAAATACCAGTAGCGGTGAATGGGGGCTGACGGCACTACCTGGCCGGGAGCAAGAGGCGCGCCGCGATATAGATTTGGCGTTGGAATATGCATTAGTGCTGGGGTGCCCGTCAGTCCATGTGATGGCCGGTGTGGTGCCGGTGGGGGCTGATCGTGCAGTTTATCAGCAGACATTTGTTGAAAATATTCGCTATGCGGCTGACCGCTTTGCCGAACATAATATTAAGGTAATGATTGAGGCGTTAAACCCGAAAATAAAACCTAATTATCTTTTTTCCAGTCAGTATCAAACCTTGGAACTGGCTAATGTTATTGACCGCCCTAATGTATTTACCCAATTGGATCTCTTCCATGCGCAAATAGTGGATGGCAACCTCAGTCAGTTAATTACCTCTTTAGCTGGGCGCTATGGCCATATTCAAATTGCCTCGGTACCGAATCGTCATGAGCCAGATGAAGGGGAGATTAACTACCCGTACTTATTCGATCTACTCGATAGTATTAACTATAGCGGCTGGATTGGTTGCGAGTATCAACCACGGGCTAATACGATGGCAGGCTTAGGCTGGATAAAACCTTACCAATCATAG
- a CDS encoding aldolase: MNEQQAREEMVKLGASFFQRGYATGSAGNLSMKLADGTLLATPTGSCLGELHAERLSKVSLEGEWISGDKPSKEVSFHRAIYLNNPACEVVVHLHCLYLTALSCLQGLDSRNAIKPFTPYVVMRVGDVPVVPYYRPGDTRLGEELAKLAPHYRAFLLANHGPVVVGKSLREAADNMEELEETARLIFTLGDRPIRYLTDDEIAELRS, encoded by the coding sequence ATGAATGAGCAGCAAGCGCGGGAAGAGATGGTTAAGTTAGGCGCGTCCTTTTTCCAACGGGGCTACGCCACTGGCTCTGCGGGAAATCTGTCAATGAAACTGGCTGATGGCACATTATTGGCCACACCAACAGGTTCCTGTCTGGGTGAACTGCATGCGGAACGGTTATCAAAAGTCAGTTTGGAAGGTGAATGGATCTCAGGTGATAAACCGTCAAAAGAGGTCAGTTTTCATCGCGCAATCTATCTTAATAACCCTGCGTGTGAAGTGGTTGTTCACCTCCATTGCCTCTATCTGACAGCGCTTTCCTGCTTACAAGGGCTGGATAGCCGTAATGCCATCAAGCCCTTTACACCTTATGTGGTGATGCGGGTCGGCGATGTCCCAGTGGTGCCATATTATCGTCCAGGTGACACACGGTTGGGTGAAGAGTTGGCAAAGCTGGCACCCCATTATCGTGCTTTCCTGCTGGCAAATCATGGCCCGGTTGTGGTGGGTAAAAGCCTACGGGAAGCCGCTGATAATATGGAGGAGCTAGAGGAAACCGCTCGTCTGATATTTACGCTGGGTGACCGACCTATTCGCTATTTGACTGATGACGAAATTGCAGAGTTAAGGAGTTAA
- a CDS encoding four-carbon acid sugar kinase family protein, translating to MRLGVIADDFTGATDIASFLVENGMSTVQINGVPDADYHVNADAAVVSLKSRSCPTATAVADSLAALAWLQAQGCQQFYFKYCSTFDSTAQGNIGPVTDALLDALGQQQTIISPALPVNGRTVYQGYLFVMGQLLAESGMRNHPVTPMTDSNLLRLMDAQARGRSGLINSTVMDQGVQAVRSQLAHLKEEGIRYVVLDSLNESHLLTQGEAVRDMVLVTGGSGLAIGLARQWAGDESHQPQATSAGAPQGKLCVVLSGSCSAMTNRQVARYAQQAPSQSVDIARCLNEPESYAEELCAWVMENAGGPLAPLLYATAEPEVLQKIQQQWGAAASSEAVERLFGTIAHRLQQLGFQRFIVAGGETSGIVAQSLGIQAFHIGPAISPGVPWVKSTDHPVSLALKSGNFGDENFFARAQTEFAV from the coding sequence ATGCGACTCGGTGTAATTGCGGATGATTTTACTGGTGCGACCGATATCGCCAGTTTTCTGGTGGAAAATGGCATGTCGACGGTGCAAATCAATGGTGTGCCTGATGCCGATTATCATGTGAATGCCGATGCGGCAGTGGTCAGCCTGAAATCACGATCTTGCCCAACGGCAACTGCGGTGGCGGACTCACTGGCGGCCCTGGCATGGTTACAAGCGCAGGGCTGCCAACAATTCTACTTCAAATACTGCTCAACCTTCGACAGCACCGCGCAAGGCAATATTGGCCCGGTCACTGATGCATTACTGGATGCACTGGGTCAGCAACAAACCATCATCTCTCCGGCGCTACCGGTGAATGGAAGGACGGTATATCAGGGCTACCTGTTTGTGATGGGGCAACTGCTGGCGGAGTCGGGAATGCGTAATCACCCAGTGACGCCGATGACAGACAGCAATCTCTTGCGGCTGATGGACGCACAAGCGCGCGGTCGCAGTGGATTAATCAACAGTACAGTGATGGACCAAGGGGTTCAGGCGGTGAGATCACAGCTCGCTCACCTAAAGGAAGAGGGCATACGTTATGTGGTGCTGGATAGTTTAAACGAGAGTCACTTGCTCACGCAGGGTGAAGCAGTACGCGACATGGTACTGGTGACCGGGGGATCCGGCTTGGCCATCGGTCTGGCACGGCAATGGGCTGGTGATGAGTCCCATCAGCCGCAAGCCACATCTGCTGGTGCACCACAAGGCAAACTGTGTGTGGTGCTGTCGGGGTCATGCTCGGCGATGACCAACCGTCAAGTGGCTCGTTATGCACAACAAGCGCCTAGTCAATCGGTAGATATCGCCCGTTGCCTAAATGAACCTGAATCTTATGCTGAAGAGTTATGCGCGTGGGTAATGGAAAATGCGGGCGGTCCGTTGGCACCGTTACTGTATGCCACCGCTGAACCCGAGGTGTTACAAAAAATTCAGCAGCAGTGGGGGGCGGCTGCCAGTAGTGAGGCGGTAGAGCGGCTGTTCGGTACCATTGCACACCGTTTACAACAACTTGGCTTCCAGCGTTTTATCGTGGCTGGTGGCGAAACCTCAGGGATTGTTGCGCAGTCACTGGGTATTCAAGCTTTCCATATCGGCCCGGCAATCTCACCGGGAGTACCTTGGGTAAAATCCACAGATCATCCGGTTTCACTGGCGTTGAAGTCAGGTAATTTTGGTGACGAAAACTTTTTTGCCAGAGCACAAACGGAGTTCGCAGTATGA
- a CDS encoding NAD(P)-dependent oxidoreductase has translation MTHAETLSVCVIGLGSMGMGAAQSCIKAGLQTYGVDLNPLALETLRKNGAISAQVSADDFAKKLDAVVVLVVNAAQVKQILLGEQGLAAKLRPGTAVMVSSTISAQDAKLIEQGLLAHNLIMLDAPVSGGAVKAAAGEMTVMASGSRAAFEKLQPVLDAVAGQVYRIGDEIGLGATVKIIHQLLAGVHIAAGAEAMALAARAGIPLDTMYEVVTHAAGNSWMFENRMRHVVDGDYSPKSAVDIFVKDLGLVTDTAKALHFPLPLASTAFNMFTSASNAGFGQQDDSAVIKIFSGITLPEKQENI, from the coding sequence ATGACTCACGCAGAAACACTATCAGTATGCGTTATCGGGCTAGGCTCTATGGGAATGGGGGCCGCACAGTCTTGTATTAAAGCCGGGCTACAGACCTACGGCGTTGATCTTAATCCGCTGGCACTGGAAACCTTACGAAAAAATGGCGCGATAAGTGCCCAAGTCAGCGCGGATGATTTTGCCAAAAAATTGGATGCCGTTGTGGTGCTGGTGGTGAATGCTGCCCAAGTAAAACAGATTCTATTGGGCGAGCAGGGGTTGGCGGCCAAATTAAGGCCCGGCACTGCCGTTATGGTGTCGTCAACTATCTCAGCCCAGGATGCCAAATTGATCGAGCAAGGGCTGTTGGCACATAACCTCATTATGTTGGATGCGCCAGTATCGGGCGGCGCAGTTAAAGCTGCTGCGGGTGAAATGACGGTAATGGCCTCCGGTAGTCGTGCTGCTTTCGAAAAGTTACAGCCAGTATTAGACGCGGTAGCCGGGCAGGTTTATCGCATCGGTGATGAAATTGGCCTGGGCGCAACCGTGAAAATTATCCACCAGTTGTTAGCCGGGGTCCATATTGCTGCCGGTGCCGAAGCGATGGCTCTGGCCGCGCGCGCGGGGATCCCGTTGGATACGATGTATGAAGTTGTCACCCATGCTGCGGGTAACTCGTGGATGTTTGAAAACCGTATGCGCCATGTCGTAGATGGTGATTATTCGCCCAAATCGGCGGTAGATATTTTTGTAAAAGATTTAGGGCTGGTGACCGATACCGCCAAAGCGCTGCACTTTCCTCTGCCATTGGCATCAACTGCCTTCAACATGTTTACTTCAGCCAGTAACGCCGGTTTTGGTCAGCAGGATGACAGCGCGGTAATCAAGATTTTCAGTGGTATTACCTTGCCGGAAAAACAGGAGAATATCTGA
- a CDS encoding DeoR/GlpR transcriptional regulator: MIPVERHQQILALVAERGVVSIAELTDRLGVSHMTIRRDVQKLEEQGAVLSVSGGVRSTERLAAEPSHLDKTLMYSSQKNAIGMSAALHIPRNSCIYLDAGTTTLALARQLEARDDLLVVTNDFVIANFLIESCQCRMIHSGGTLCRENRSCVGEAAARALRNLSIDIAFISASCWGLRGISTPDEDKVVVKRAVCEVSSKRVLLADASKYGKIATYLALPLTDFDVVITDSSLSAAAHDELADKEIELIIASVPRLAN; this comes from the coding sequence GTGATACCGGTTGAACGTCACCAACAGATACTGGCACTGGTTGCCGAACGTGGAGTGGTTAGCATTGCTGAACTGACTGATCGTTTAGGCGTATCACACATGACTATTCGCCGTGACGTGCAGAAGCTGGAAGAGCAAGGCGCAGTGCTATCAGTGTCAGGTGGGGTGCGTTCCACCGAGCGGCTGGCCGCAGAACCCTCGCATCTGGATAAGACACTGATGTATAGCAGCCAGAAAAATGCCATTGGCATGTCAGCCGCACTGCATATTCCACGTAATAGCTGTATTTATCTTGATGCGGGAACAACGACACTGGCATTGGCGCGCCAATTGGAAGCCAGAGATGATTTATTGGTGGTGACTAATGACTTTGTGATCGCCAACTTTCTGATTGAATCCTGCCAATGCAGAATGATTCACTCCGGCGGCACACTGTGTCGTGAAAACCGCTCATGTGTCGGTGAGGCAGCAGCCCGCGCCCTACGAAACTTGTCCATTGATATCGCTTTTATTTCCGCGTCCTGCTGGGGATTGCGGGGTATCTCTACGCCAGACGAAGATAAGGTGGTGGTCAAACGGGCAGTCTGTGAAGTCAGCAGTAAGCGCGTGCTACTGGCTGATGCGTCAAAATACGGCAAAATAGCCACCTATCTGGCATTACCATTAACTGATTTTGATGTGGTTATCACTGATAGCAGTTTATCGGCAGCGGCCCATGACGAGTTGGCCGATAAAGAGATTGAATTGATCATCGCCTCCGTCCCGCGCTTGGCAAATTGA
- a CDS encoding two-component system sensor histidine kinase DcuS, protein MNNATTAAKQKVPLRLSTTITLMVSGVIVSVLLVVHTLFFIQLSQMAQDSLQDKAVAVARTLSFSPTIINGLSDPAAGRQIQAYASEVQKANGLLFIVVTDMKGIRYSHPNPEMIGQHFIGNDLQPALEGKENSAINRGVLEQALRIFIPVYEPHGKQLGVVAIGISLTSIDSVVSETRWTIPWTILFGALIGSLGTWFLVKALKRIMLGFEPYEISNLFEQRNAMLQSIKEGVIAVDANSRITVVNHEAKRLFKQSGPMENLLLSNASKYWPVRLYLQQVLETGIARRDEEINFNGSILLTNTVPVIVKGDIIGAIATFRDKTEVSQLMQRLTGMVHYADALRAQSHEFMNKLHVILGLLHMKYYQQLEDYIVKTSNNYQAEIGSLLRKVKSPVIAGFLLGKINRARDLGITLSISDESLLPDTDNEQVTTTLITVLGNLIENAMDAIGSLSQREINVSFHYQNGRLHCVVSDDGPGIASELQSRIFDNGFSTKGNEHGIGLSLVRQSLESIGGNIEFDSEAGVFTQFFISLPYDITPNDIPSNNISAVNHD, encoded by the coding sequence ATGAACAACGCAACAACGGCAGCAAAGCAAAAAGTGCCGTTACGGCTCAGCACCACGATTACCTTGATGGTTTCTGGGGTCATTGTCTCGGTGCTGTTGGTGGTTCACACTCTGTTCTTTATTCAGCTCAGTCAAATGGCACAGGATAGTTTGCAAGACAAGGCCGTTGCCGTAGCACGTACATTATCGTTCTCGCCCACGATTATTAACGGATTGAGTGACCCGGCTGCCGGACGGCAGATTCAGGCTTATGCCAGTGAAGTTCAGAAAGCCAATGGTCTGTTGTTCATCGTGGTTACCGATATGAAAGGCATCCGTTATTCACACCCTAATCCTGAAATGATCGGTCAACACTTTATCGGTAATGATCTGCAACCTGCGCTTGAGGGGAAAGAGAACAGTGCGATAAACCGTGGCGTCCTTGAGCAAGCATTACGTATTTTTATTCCGGTCTATGAGCCGCACGGCAAACAGTTAGGGGTGGTCGCCATTGGTATCTCACTGACCAGTATCGATTCGGTAGTGAGCGAAACTCGCTGGACCATTCCCTGGACCATATTATTCGGAGCTTTGATTGGCTCCTTGGGCACCTGGTTTTTAGTCAAAGCGCTTAAACGAATTATGCTAGGTTTCGAGCCGTATGAAATATCTAATTTATTCGAACAGCGTAACGCCATGTTGCAATCCATTAAGGAAGGCGTCATTGCGGTTGATGCCAACTCACGCATTACCGTCGTTAACCATGAAGCAAAGCGCTTATTTAAACAAAGTGGGCCGATGGAGAACTTATTATTAAGTAATGCCAGCAAATATTGGCCGGTGCGCTTGTACTTACAGCAAGTATTGGAAACGGGCATCGCTCGCCGTGATGAAGAGATAAACTTTAATGGCAGCATATTACTGACCAACACCGTGCCGGTAATAGTAAAAGGCGATATTATCGGTGCTATTGCCACCTTCCGCGATAAAACTGAAGTGAGCCAACTGATGCAACGCTTGACCGGTATGGTGCACTATGCCGACGCGTTACGGGCGCAGTCACATGAATTTATGAATAAACTTCATGTCATTTTGGGTCTGTTGCATATGAAGTATTATCAGCAACTTGAAGATTACATCGTTAAAACCTCCAATAATTATCAGGCAGAAATTGGATCGCTGTTGCGTAAAGTAAAATCGCCGGTGATAGCCGGTTTCCTGTTGGGGAAAATTAACCGTGCGCGCGATTTGGGGATAACCCTATCCATCAGTGACGAAAGCCTGCTCCCCGATACCGATAATGAGCAAGTGACCACCACTTTGATTACGGTGTTGGGTAATCTAATCGAGAATGCCATGGACGCCATTGGTAGCCTGAGTCAACGGGAGATCAATGTCAGCTTCCACTATCAAAATGGCCGGCTACATTGTGTTGTCAGCGATGATGGGCCGGGTATCGCATCAGAATTGCAAAGCCGTATTTTTGATAATGGTTTTTCCACTAAAGGAAATGAGCACGGTATCGGTTTGAGCCTGGTGCGTCAGAGTTTAGAGAGTATTGGTGGCAATATAGAATTTGATTCTGAAGCGGGCGTTTTTACCCAGTTCTTTATCAGCCTTCCTTACGACATCACACCGAATGACATTCCTTCAAACAACATCAGCGCGGTAAATCATGATTAA
- a CDS encoding two-component system response regulator DcuR, protein MINVLIVDDDAMVAELNKCYLSQVAGFNCCGTVSSLQQAREHLMTTEHPIDLVLLDVFMRQDNGLDLLPVLREFSEHTDVIVISSATDVNTIKKALQYGVVDYLIKPFQFSRFEEALSTYREKQSLLGQREYCAQEDVDSLLRRSNATPTERKKLPKGLTAQTLRTVCEWIQEMQDGEFSTEQMANAIGISRVSCRKYLIYLSDTDVLSTKVLYGATGRPVYLYKLLPSQQEVLKQYCQ, encoded by the coding sequence ATGATTAATGTATTGATAGTAGATGATGATGCAATGGTAGCTGAGCTGAACAAGTGCTATCTGAGCCAAGTGGCAGGCTTTAACTGCTGCGGTACAGTGTCCAGTTTACAGCAAGCCAGAGAGCATTTGATGACAACAGAACACCCCATTGACCTGGTGTTATTAGATGTTTTTATGCGCCAAGACAATGGCTTGGATTTGCTGCCAGTGTTGCGTGAATTCAGCGAACATACTGACGTGATTGTTATTTCATCTGCCACCGATGTGAATACCATTAAGAAAGCGCTGCAATACGGTGTAGTGGACTATTTAATTAAACCCTTCCAGTTTTCGCGTTTCGAAGAGGCACTCTCCACTTACCGGGAAAAACAGAGTTTGCTGGGGCAACGTGAATATTGTGCTCAGGAAGATGTCGACTCATTACTGCGGCGTAGCAATGCGACGCCAACTGAGCGCAAGAAGCTACCCAAGGGGCTGACAGCACAAACACTGCGCACGGTGTGTGAATGGATTCAGGAAATGCAGGATGGGGAATTTTCAACCGAACAAATGGCGAACGCCATTGGTATTTCACGGGTTTCTTGTCGCAAATATTTGATTTACCTTTCTGATACCGACGTTTTAAGCACTAAGGTACTTTACGGTGCGACCGGTCGGCCAGTTTATCTCTACAAGTTGCTACCCAGCCAGCAAGAAGTCTTAAAGCAGTATTGCCAGTAA
- a CDS encoding malate permease encodes MKKINQDVVLTPVEQIDMSGKSAIKRVITHLNQMNINTMPMALFMTISAIVFISAYASYLPKNMIGGLAVIMTMGFVLSHIGRHIPVLKDIGGPAILCLMVPSVLVYFGIFQTNTLDTVHLLMKEANLLYFVIASLVVGSILGMNRVVLIQGMTRMFVPLVVGTITAVVTGLLVGKLFGFTLYHTFFFIIVPIIGGGIGEGILPLSLAYSAILGQAPDVYVAQLAPAAVVGNIFAIICAGVLARIGLRRKDLNGEGMLIRSAQDNAVFTAQEGPKQADFQLMGGGLLMTCAFFIVGGLFEKIVHIPGPVLMILIAVMCKYAQVIPSKMEQGAHSWYKFVSTTLVWPLMIGLGMLYVPLESVVAVFSVGYVVVCGAVVLSMAAVSFIIAPYLNMYPVEASIVTSCHSGLGGTGDVAILSASNRMSLMPFAQIATRIGGASTVIGATLLLGWIM; translated from the coding sequence ATGAAAAAAATAAATCAGGATGTCGTGCTTACCCCCGTCGAACAGATTGACATGTCGGGGAAATCTGCAATCAAGAGAGTTATTACACACTTAAATCAGATGAACATAAATACTATGCCAATGGCATTATTTATGACTATTTCAGCTATTGTATTCATTTCGGCTTATGCCAGTTATTTACCCAAAAATATGATTGGCGGGCTGGCTGTAATCATGACGATGGGTTTTGTTTTATCACATATCGGCCGCCACATACCGGTGTTGAAAGATATCGGTGGGCCAGCAATTTTGTGTTTAATGGTACCCTCGGTTTTGGTTTATTTTGGTATTTTCCAAACCAACACCTTGGATACTGTCCACTTGCTGATGAAAGAGGCGAACTTACTCTATTTTGTTATCGCCAGTCTGGTGGTCGGCAGTATTCTTGGGATGAACCGCGTGGTGCTTATTCAGGGAATGACCCGGATGTTTGTCCCGCTAGTGGTGGGAACCATTACGGCGGTGGTTACGGGGTTGCTGGTGGGTAAATTATTTGGTTTTACTCTTTATCACACCTTCTTCTTTATTATTGTACCTATCATCGGTGGCGGTATTGGTGAGGGCATCTTGCCATTGTCGTTGGCTTACTCGGCTATCCTTGGTCAGGCTCCTGATGTGTATGTGGCCCAACTGGCACCGGCTGCGGTGGTGGGGAATATTTTCGCTATTATTTGTGCCGGGGTGCTGGCTCGTATTGGTCTGCGTCGCAAGGATCTCAATGGCGAGGGGATGTTAATTCGCTCGGCACAAGATAATGCGGTATTTACCGCCCAGGAAGGGCCAAAGCAAGCCGATTTCCAACTGATGGGCGGTGGGTTATTAATGACCTGTGCTTTCTTTATTGTCGGGGGCTTATTTGAAAAGATTGTCCACATTCCCGGCCCGGTGCTAATGATTTTGATTGCGGTGATGTGTAAATATGCGCAGGTTATTCCGTCGAAAATGGAACAAGGTGCGCACAGTTGGTATAAATTCGTCTCCACCACACTGGTATGGCCGCTGATGATTGGATTGGGGATGCTGTATGTTCCACTGGAAAGTGTCGTCGCCGTATTCTCTGTCGGTTATGTGGTGGTGTGTGGTGCGGTGGTGTTGTCGATGGCCGCGGTCAGTTTTATTATCGCACCCTATCTGAATATGTATCCGGTTGAAGCGTCGATCGTCACCAGTTGCCACAGCGGGCTAGGTGGCACCGGTGATGTTGCTATTCTCTCTGCCTCGAACCGAATGTCACTGATGCCATTTGCCCAGATAGCAACCCGTATCGGCGGTGCGTCCACCGTCATTGGGGCTACGTTACTGTTGGGTTGGATTATGTAA
- a CDS encoding PRD domain-containing protein → MDVIKVLNNSLVLSVDANNNEVIVMGKGIGFNSKIGDAIDAGKIEKVYVVQNTQTSREYVRLIENTPEEYISLVQNIMSDANASLKGKLSEQLFFTLTDHITFAIERFHKGISIQNRLLYEVKRFYPHEFSIAQQAVKYLNEKLNIQLPEEEAGNIAFHLVNGQTDIQSMESTLLSVKMLKDIFNIIKYHFNVVIDQDSLNYQRFLTHMQFFIQRMIERNQIETKDDFIFEQMIREYPGEYRCSMLIGEYIKNLLSITLSNDEMLYLIIHLVRIAGSSIDEE, encoded by the coding sequence ATGGATGTCATTAAAGTATTGAATAACAGCCTGGTCTTATCTGTCGATGCCAACAATAATGAAGTTATTGTTATGGGGAAAGGTATTGGATTTAATAGCAAAATTGGTGATGCGATTGATGCTGGGAAAATAGAAAAAGTCTATGTGGTACAAAACACTCAAACCAGTAGAGAATATGTTAGGTTGATCGAAAATACGCCAGAAGAGTATATATCTTTGGTGCAGAATATTATGAGTGACGCCAATGCCAGCCTGAAGGGAAAGCTTAGTGAACAGCTATTTTTTACTCTAACGGACCATATTACCTTTGCCATCGAACGTTTTCACAAAGGGATTTCAATCCAAAATAGATTGTTATACGAAGTAAAAAGATTTTATCCGCATGAATTTTCCATTGCGCAACAAGCAGTTAAATATTTAAATGAGAAACTCAATATTCAGTTACCTGAAGAGGAAGCGGGAAATATAGCTTTCCACTTGGTTAATGGTCAAACTGATATTCAGAGTATGGAAAGTACACTGCTCTCAGTTAAGATGTTGAAAGACATATTTAATATTATCAAATACCATTTTAATGTCGTAATTGATCAAGACTCGCTAAATTACCAACGCTTTTTGACGCATATGCAATTTTTTATCCAGCGAATGATTGAACGTAACCAGATAGAAACCAAAGATGACTTTATTTTTGAACAAATGATCCGCGAGTACCCTGGTGAGTACCGTTGCAGTATGTTAATCGGTGAATACATCAAAAACCTGCTCAGTATTACTCTCTCAAATGACGAAATGTTGTACTTAATCATTCATTTAGTTCGTATTGCAGGCTCGTCAATAGATGAAGAGTAG
- a CDS encoding glycoside hydrolase family 1 protein codes for MIYQQLQNFPAGFLWGGSTSAYQVEGAWDEDGKSPSIIDMCQHPAGTADFKIASDHYHHYKEDVKLFAELGLKAYRFSVAWTRIIPDGSGAVNPAGIAFYQNLIDELNHYGIEPVVTLYHFDLPYCLEQQGGWGHRATIDAFVEYAKVLFSHFGSKVKYWLTINEQNTMILHPGAIGTPPNGQLPDKKSLYQQSHHMMLAQAQVMALCHQMCPEGKIGPAINTTSMYQETCAPQDAIAAHNWETLRCWSFLDVAVYGRYNALAWRYLQDRGLAPTVESGDSEILSQGRPDFVAINYYSTATIAASRGDASDITARAGDQQIMLGEPGVYRAAENPFVDKTRYGWVVDPIGLRLTLRKTYERYHLPILISENGIGAPDSLQSDDQVNDDYRIDFLRKHIEQMQLAISDGVELMGYCPWSVIDVVSTHQGYGKRYGFIYVNRTEHDLLDLRRIKKASFTWYQQVIASNGQYL; via the coding sequence ATGATTTATCAACAATTACAGAACTTCCCAGCAGGATTTCTCTGGGGCGGTTCCACCTCTGCCTATCAGGTTGAAGGTGCTTGGGATGAAGACGGTAAAAGTCCATCGATCATTGATATGTGCCAGCATCCAGCAGGGACGGCAGATTTTAAAATCGCCAGTGACCACTACCATCACTATAAAGAAGACGTTAAGTTATTTGCCGAATTAGGCTTAAAGGCATACCGATTTTCTGTCGCCTGGACCCGCATTATCCCTGATGGTTCGGGGGCGGTTAATCCTGCGGGGATCGCGTTTTATCAGAATTTGATTGATGAACTTAATCATTACGGCATAGAGCCAGTTGTCACACTTTACCATTTTGATTTGCCCTATTGTCTGGAGCAGCAGGGTGGTTGGGGGCATCGCGCCACGATTGATGCCTTTGTTGAATACGCCAAAGTGCTCTTTAGCCATTTTGGTAGCAAAGTAAAATATTGGCTGACGATTAATGAGCAGAACACCATGATCCTCCATCCTGGGGCAATTGGTACTCCGCCCAATGGTCAATTACCGGATAAAAAATCCTTATATCAGCAGAGTCACCATATGATGTTGGCACAGGCGCAGGTGATGGCGTTGTGTCATCAAATGTGCCCGGAAGGTAAAATTGGTCCGGCGATAAATACCACATCGATGTATCAGGAAACCTGTGCACCACAAGATGCTATCGCAGCCCATAACTGGGAAACATTACGCTGCTGGAGTTTTCTCGATGTGGCGGTGTATGGTCGTTACAATGCGTTGGCGTGGCGTTATTTGCAGGATCGTGGATTAGCGCCCACGGTGGAAAGTGGCGACAGTGAAATCCTGTCACAAGGGCGGCCAGATTTTGTCGCGATTAACTATTATTCGACGGCGACTATTGCTGCCAGCCGGGGCGATGCCTCAGATATCACGGCCCGTGCCGGAGATCAGCAGATCATGTTGGGTGAACCGGGCGTGTATCGCGCAGCAGAAAATCCGTTTGTGGATAAAACCCGCTATGGCTGGGTGGTCGACCCCATTGGTTTACGTCTCACGTTACGTAAGACGTATGAGCGCTACCATCTGCCCATCCTGATTAGCGAAAATGGTATTGGCGCACCGGATTCGCTGCAAAGCGACGATCAGGTTAACGATGACTATCGTATTGATTTTCTGCGTAAACATATAGAGCAAATGCAGTTGGCTATCAGCGATGGCGTAGAGCTAATGGGATACTGCCCGTGGTCTGTTATTGATGTTGTCAGCACGCATCAGGGCTATGGTAAGCGCTATGGCTTTATTTATGTCAATCGGACTGAACATGATTTACTCGACCTAAGGCGTATAAAAAAAGCCAGTTTTACCTGGTATCAACAAGTCATTGCCTCAAATGGTCAGTATCTTTGA